One Curtobacterium herbarum genomic window carries:
- a CDS encoding zinc-binding dehydrogenase: protein MRAVTFDSFSATPVVTDVPEPACPPHAAVVRVVATGVCRSDWHAWHGHDDTVALPHVPGHEFVGVVERVGDQVRQWQPGTRVTAPFVNACGTCPTCVAGRQSICPNQTQPGFDRPGSFAEQVVVHHADTNLVAVPDAIDDATAAGLGCRFATAYRAVVNRGRTAPGEHVVVLGCGGVGLSAIVVAVSRGARVVAVDVSAEALALARTLGATTTVDARTDDVDEQIRIATDGGAHVVVEALGRASLVRQGIAALRPGGRHVQVGLLAGADATPQVDLGRVIGLELELLGSHGMSAHEYPAMLAEIADGRLDPAPLVGRTIPLDEAPAALEAMDRPATSAGTTVVVL from the coding sequence ATGCGTGCCGTGACCTTCGACTCCTTCTCCGCGACGCCCGTCGTCACCGACGTCCCTGAGCCCGCGTGCCCACCGCACGCCGCCGTCGTCCGGGTCGTCGCCACCGGCGTCTGCCGCAGCGACTGGCACGCCTGGCACGGCCACGACGACACCGTCGCGCTGCCGCACGTCCCCGGCCACGAGTTCGTCGGCGTCGTCGAACGCGTCGGCGACCAGGTCCGGCAGTGGCAGCCCGGCACCCGCGTGACCGCACCGTTCGTCAACGCGTGCGGCACCTGCCCGACCTGCGTCGCCGGCCGCCAGAGCATCTGCCCGAACCAGACCCAGCCCGGCTTCGACCGGCCCGGGTCCTTCGCCGAACAGGTCGTCGTGCACCACGCCGACACGAACCTGGTCGCCGTGCCGGACGCCATCGACGACGCCACGGCAGCGGGGCTCGGCTGCCGGTTCGCCACCGCCTACCGGGCCGTCGTGAACCGCGGCCGCACGGCACCCGGGGAGCACGTCGTCGTCCTCGGCTGCGGGGGAGTCGGGCTCTCGGCGATCGTCGTCGCCGTCTCGCGCGGCGCCCGGGTCGTCGCGGTCGACGTCTCCGCCGAGGCACTCGCACTCGCCCGCACCCTCGGCGCCACCACCACGGTCGACGCCCGGACCGACGACGTCGACGAGCAGATCCGCATCGCCACGGACGGCGGCGCCCACGTCGTCGTCGAGGCCCTCGGCCGCGCGTCCCTCGTCCGCCAGGGCATCGCCGCGCTCCGGCCGGGTGGTCGGCACGTGCAGGTCGGACTCCTCGCGGGTGCGGACGCCACACCGCAGGTCGACCTGGGCCGCGTCATCGGACTCGAGCTCGAACTGCTCGGCAGCCACGGCATGTCCGCCCACGAGTACCCGGCGATGCTCGCCGAGATCGCCGACGGGCGGCTCGACCCCGCGCCGCTGGTCGGCCGGACCATCCCGCTCGATGAAGCGCCGGCGGCGCTCGAGGCGATGGACCGGCCGGCGACGTCGGCGGGGACGACGGTCGTCGTCCTGTAG
- a CDS encoding GntR family transcriptional regulator, which yields MPVSSKRRLVADALRDAIATGRYAPGQRLPGEHDLAERFAVSRGTVRAALADLADEEYIAIHGGIGSIVTFDGAALDPRSGWARSLAATGTEIAVRVLRIERVSRPGQAAELGLDDPDFIAVDRVRHVVGGPDISLERSLVPPFGRLARAVDEGLVDDSLTATIASAGLVPALAEQWVDLQPLTAEEAASLHRAPGEPFLHSRRVSRTADGTFVEAVDSLLDPSRFRLHMKFGSA from the coding sequence ATGCCGGTCTCCTCGAAGCGACGCCTCGTCGCCGACGCCCTGCGCGACGCGATCGCCACGGGTCGGTACGCGCCGGGCCAACGCCTGCCGGGCGAGCACGACCTGGCCGAGCGCTTCGCCGTCAGCCGCGGCACCGTGCGGGCAGCGCTCGCCGACCTGGCCGACGAGGAGTACATCGCCATCCACGGCGGCATCGGCTCGATCGTCACCTTCGACGGCGCCGCGCTCGACCCCCGCAGCGGCTGGGCCCGCTCGCTCGCCGCCACCGGTACCGAGATCGCCGTCCGGGTCCTGCGCATCGAGCGCGTCAGCCGACCCGGGCAGGCCGCCGAGCTCGGGCTCGACGACCCCGACTTCATCGCGGTCGACCGCGTCCGCCACGTGGTCGGTGGGCCGGACATCTCGCTCGAGCGCAGCCTTGTGCCGCCGTTCGGCAGACTGGCCCGCGCCGTCGACGAGGGGCTCGTCGACGACTCCCTCACCGCCACCATCGCCAGTGCCGGCCTGGTGCCCGCGCTCGCCGAGCAGTGGGTCGACCTCCAGCCGCTCACCGCGGAGGAGGCGGCCTCCCTCCACAGGGCGCCCGGTGAGCCGTTCCTCCACAGCCGACGGGTCTCCCGCACGGCCGACGGCACGTTCGTGGAGGCTGTCGACAGCCTGCTCGACCCGAGCCGGTTCCGCCTGCACATGAAGTTCGGGAGCGCGTGA
- a CDS encoding ADP-ribosylglycohydrolase family protein, with the protein MTTTSTVHEHALAAFRGLAIGDALGMPTQSMSLDQIRTDHGVIDGFVDAGPHQRIAHGMPAASITDDTEQAVLVAQLLVQGGGRLDPVDFAQALIAWERTMAAKGSLDLLGPSTKTAVQRILDGVPASEAGSTGTTNGAAMRITPVGIATPLGGSGATGSDGVTALVDAVQDASRVTHDTGLGIAGASAIAAAVSVGIDGATRSEALDVAIAAARLGATRGHWVAGASIAERTEWARGHLATVPADQRIDAVSGLIGTSVASQESVVAALALVALDLDPWQTVCTAASIGGDTDTIAAMAGAVLGAVHGAAAWSDDAVHRVETVNDLHLDELTGQLLALRAAARR; encoded by the coding sequence ATGACGACCACCAGCACCGTGCACGAGCACGCGCTCGCGGCCTTCCGGGGGCTCGCGATCGGTGACGCCCTCGGCATGCCGACACAGTCGATGTCCCTCGACCAGATCCGGACCGACCACGGCGTCATCGACGGCTTCGTCGACGCCGGCCCCCACCAGCGGATCGCACACGGCATGCCCGCGGCGAGCATCACCGACGACACCGAGCAAGCCGTCCTCGTGGCGCAGCTGCTCGTGCAGGGCGGCGGACGACTCGACCCGGTCGACTTCGCCCAGGCCCTCATCGCCTGGGAACGGACGATGGCGGCGAAGGGCTCGCTCGACCTCCTCGGGCCGAGCACCAAGACGGCCGTGCAGCGGATCCTCGACGGGGTCCCGGCCTCCGAAGCCGGCTCGACGGGCACCACGAACGGTGCCGCGATGCGGATCACCCCGGTCGGCATCGCCACGCCCCTCGGTGGGAGCGGTGCAACCGGCTCGGACGGTGTCACGGCGCTCGTCGATGCGGTGCAGGACGCCTCCCGGGTCACCCACGACACCGGCCTCGGCATCGCCGGGGCCAGCGCGATCGCAGCCGCGGTCTCCGTCGGCATCGACGGTGCGACCCGGTCCGAAGCGCTCGACGTGGCCATCGCCGCCGCCCGCCTCGGTGCGACCCGCGGACACTGGGTCGCCGGAGCCTCGATCGCCGAGCGCACCGAGTGGGCCCGGGGACACCTCGCCACCGTGCCGGCCGACCAGCGGATCGACGCCGTCTCCGGACTGATCGGGACGAGTGTCGCGTCGCAGGAGTCGGTCGTCGCGGCCCTCGCCCTCGTCGCCCTCGACCTCGACCCCTGGCAGACCGTCTGCACCGCGGCGAGCATCGGCGGCGACACCGACACCATCGCCGCCATGGCCGGAGCCGTCCTCGGCGCCGTGCACGGAGCTGCGGCCTGGTCCGACGACGCCGTCCACCGGGTCGAGACCGTCAACGACCTGCACCTCGACGAACTCACCGGGCAGCTCCTCGCGCTCCGCGCCGCCGCCCGCCGGTAG
- a CDS encoding purine-cytosine permease family protein — MTTTPTDTGTKSGTLTTIEQRGIEPVPVAERTGTPGALFWVWFAANISILGLPLGATLVAFQGLTVWQALLVAVIGAAGSFAVVGVISIAGRRGGAPGLTLSRAVFGVRGNIGPTAVSLLSRLGWETVNTTTAAFVLLSLFTILFGTDGGSKAHPVVTVVAILLFVAATVLISGLGHAFIVAVQKWATWVFGALNVFVAVFLVARIDWDVVGAQPAGPVAAMVIGIGTIAAGTGIGWATAGADIARYTRTSVRAGKLVAASAAGAGIPLVVLVGLGSLVSAGDPTLAQAGDPVAAIRDMLPSWMAVPYLIAAFGGLLLSNHLSVYSASLTTLTLGVKVPRVWAVAVDVVITTLGAMYFMLVADGFYAPFITFISVLAVPITAWLGVFIADMLRRTWYDPSALLDLRRGGRYWYAGGIAWRAVTAWVVAIVVGFLFTNVQVGDADPVFVGAFSDTWIGANGLGWVVTFIVAAAVYLLTGGPRGTLHEQPDQSAPLPRTEHTVR; from the coding sequence ATGACCACCACCCCCACGGACACCGGCACCAAGTCCGGCACCCTGACCACGATCGAACAGCGCGGCATCGAGCCGGTCCCGGTCGCCGAACGCACCGGCACGCCCGGTGCGCTGTTCTGGGTCTGGTTCGCCGCGAACATCTCGATCCTCGGGCTGCCCCTCGGCGCCACCCTCGTCGCGTTCCAGGGCCTGACCGTCTGGCAGGCACTGCTCGTCGCCGTCATCGGTGCCGCCGGGTCGTTCGCCGTCGTCGGGGTCATCTCGATCGCCGGCCGTCGTGGTGGGGCTCCCGGTCTGACCCTGAGCCGCGCCGTCTTCGGAGTCCGTGGCAACATCGGCCCGACCGCCGTCTCGCTCCTCAGCCGACTGGGTTGGGAGACCGTGAACACCACCACGGCCGCGTTCGTGCTGCTCTCGCTGTTCACGATCCTGTTCGGCACCGACGGCGGCTCGAAGGCGCACCCGGTCGTCACCGTCGTCGCGATCCTGCTGTTCGTGGCCGCGACCGTGCTCATCTCCGGCCTCGGCCACGCGTTCATCGTCGCCGTGCAGAAGTGGGCGACGTGGGTCTTCGGTGCCCTCAACGTCTTCGTCGCCGTGTTCCTCGTCGCCCGCATCGACTGGGACGTCGTCGGTGCCCAGCCCGCCGGCCCCGTCGCCGCGATGGTGATCGGCATCGGCACCATCGCCGCCGGCACCGGCATCGGTTGGGCGACCGCCGGCGCCGACATCGCCCGCTACACGCGCACCAGCGTCCGCGCCGGCAAGCTCGTCGCCGCCAGCGCCGCGGGTGCCGGCATCCCGCTCGTCGTCCTGGTCGGGCTGGGCTCCCTGGTGTCCGCGGGTGACCCGACCCTCGCCCAGGCCGGTGACCCGGTCGCCGCGATCCGCGACATGCTGCCCAGCTGGATGGCCGTGCCGTACCTGATCGCGGCGTTCGGCGGGCTCCTGCTGTCGAACCACCTGTCGGTGTACTCGGCGAGCCTCACCACGCTGACCCTCGGCGTGAAGGTGCCGCGGGTGTGGGCCGTCGCGGTCGACGTCGTCATCACCACGCTCGGCGCCATGTACTTCATGCTCGTCGCCGACGGCTTCTACGCCCCGTTCATCACGTTCATCTCGGTGCTCGCCGTCCCGATCACGGCCTGGCTCGGTGTCTTCATCGCCGACATGCTCCGCCGCACCTGGTACGACCCGAGCGCGCTCCTCGACCTGCGCCGCGGTGGCCGCTACTGGTACGCGGGCGGCATCGCCTGGCGTGCCGTGACCGCGTGGGTCGTCGCGATCGTCGTCGGCTTCCTGTTCACCAACGTCCAGGTGGGTGACGCCGACCCGGTGTTCGTCGGCGCGTTCTCGGACACCTGGATCGGTGCGAACGGCCTCGGTTGGGTCGTCACCTTCATCGTCGCGGCCGCGGTCTACCTGCTCACCGGCGGCCCGCGCGGCACCCTGCACGAGCAGCCCGACCAGTCCGCACCGCTCCCGCGCACCGAGCACACCGTCCGATGA
- a CDS encoding PfkB family carbohydrate kinase has protein sequence MSRLVSVGNVIVDIVMRIGALPEPGGDVIADGSEITAGGGLNTMVAARRDGMDVVFAGQYGTGPFGDVVRQALEESGVTVVQPGLPDVDSGYCVALVDATTERTFVTSVGAEGQLTRADLDRVTLRADDVVFVSGYGLAHPVNGAAIADWLGTVPSSVRVVFDPSPLVDTLPAAVLAAVSARSDVVSANSREARLLSPTSATLAEAAAAIATAARGTALVRDGADGCWVVESGSEPVLVPGFPVVAVDTNGAGDAHDGVLAAALGRGAGLQDAVRRANAAAALAVTRTGPATAPTADETDALLAAG, from the coding sequence ATGAGCCGCCTCGTCTCGGTCGGCAACGTCATCGTCGACATCGTGATGCGCATCGGTGCCCTGCCCGAGCCCGGCGGTGACGTCATCGCCGACGGCTCGGAGATCACGGCCGGCGGCGGCCTCAACACGATGGTCGCTGCCCGTCGCGACGGCATGGACGTCGTCTTCGCCGGGCAGTACGGCACCGGTCCGTTCGGCGACGTCGTCCGCCAGGCGCTCGAGGAGTCCGGGGTCACCGTCGTGCAGCCCGGGCTCCCCGACGTCGACAGCGGCTACTGCGTGGCCCTCGTCGACGCCACCACCGAACGCACCTTCGTCACGAGCGTCGGCGCGGAAGGACAGCTCACCCGGGCCGACCTCGACCGCGTCACCCTCCGCGCCGACGACGTCGTCTTCGTCTCCGGCTACGGCCTGGCGCATCCGGTCAACGGTGCGGCCATCGCCGACTGGCTCGGCACGGTGCCGTCGTCCGTCCGCGTGGTGTTCGACCCGTCACCCCTCGTCGACACCCTGCCGGCAGCCGTCCTGGCCGCCGTGTCCGCCCGCTCCGACGTGGTCAGCGCCAACAGCCGGGAGGCCCGCCTGCTGTCCCCGACGTCGGCCACCCTCGCCGAGGCTGCCGCCGCCATCGCCACGGCAGCGCGAGGCACCGCCCTGGTGCGGGACGGCGCCGACGGCTGCTGGGTGGTCGAGTCCGGCAGCGAACCGGTCCTGGTCCCCGGGTTCCCCGTCGTCGCGGTCGACACCAACGGGGCGGGTGACGCACACGACGGCGTGCTGGCGGCGGCGCTGGGTCGTGGGGCGGGCCTCCAGGACGCCGTCCGCCGGGCCAACGCGGCGGCAGCACTCGCGGTGACCCGCACTGGGCCGGCGACCGCTCCGACGGCGGACGAGACGGACGCGCTGCTCGCAGCGGGGTGA
- a CDS encoding alpha/beta hydrolase, producing the protein MGDIQYDEASADALVRAASAAAEQLRGQGAGRRAAVEHGTDDFDGAYAKRFEESAQIEAADRPKLASVLDDLGDQVNDATAAAKRERKRQEDLAAWQVRQDERDRKAAESPTTFFEPPPALSFDFKPSETPIAPPSISAAFSARVRTRTGGGTPSGKSSANPDNLRSFATDYRALDRATAEKQTTLLNAWNGFTGSCGWVRISSATFSIGFDRLLEENGEDAAWADRIADAFERAGGHGSLSNATLDVSAAAELPPAMQQMFAPGLTPAEVAALWAKLGYTTADAANLKSLPLPVLSKLGNLEGVDYWARSTANRVVLKTRIAEAADEVEALKSTIAYDNGAAWSRASTNLDALRNIDDSLDKHKHNGDRYLITLTEDVPPLAAVSIGDLDTAKDVTWAVPGMGSSTTGMLPWTTAAQNIYDQQADGGPDDRAVIAWMGYKAPPVPVMSGSLDFGVLTNGDAETGGDNLAASIRGLDAVRSSDMPVTNVVAHSYGSTTAAFGLAQPGVHVDTFSTIGSAGIPDSLPEADDLHATHVYAGQARNVWAVPGDEKGDQWAGSGRLSPVHSIDPTSPDFGATPFGADGVTDADGDELKGVKDHGVSTPDGEGYLDPGTESLTNIGFATTGQADRMTAYVPKGLTDFEQSMLDEMMKAH; encoded by the coding sequence GTGGGGGACATCCAGTACGACGAAGCGTCAGCCGATGCACTCGTGCGTGCGGCGAGCGCTGCCGCTGAGCAGCTGCGCGGTCAGGGAGCGGGTCGGCGGGCCGCCGTCGAGCACGGCACCGACGACTTCGACGGCGCGTACGCCAAGCGCTTCGAGGAATCGGCGCAGATCGAGGCAGCCGACCGTCCGAAGCTCGCGTCGGTGCTCGACGACCTGGGCGACCAGGTGAACGACGCGACGGCGGCAGCGAAACGCGAACGCAAGCGGCAAGAGGACCTCGCGGCATGGCAGGTACGACAGGATGAACGGGACCGAAAAGCTGCCGAGTCCCCGACCACGTTCTTCGAGCCCCCGCCCGCACTGAGCTTCGACTTCAAGCCGTCCGAGACACCGATCGCGCCGCCGAGCATCTCGGCAGCGTTCTCGGCGCGAGTTCGGACGCGGACCGGAGGCGGTACGCCCAGCGGGAAGAGCTCCGCGAATCCCGACAATCTGCGGTCCTTCGCGACGGACTACCGGGCCCTCGACCGGGCAACAGCGGAGAAGCAGACGACGCTGTTGAACGCATGGAACGGCTTCACGGGCTCCTGCGGATGGGTTCGGATCTCGTCCGCCACGTTCTCCATCGGGTTCGACCGGCTGCTCGAGGAGAACGGCGAGGACGCCGCGTGGGCCGACAGGATCGCCGACGCGTTCGAACGCGCGGGAGGCCACGGGTCGCTCTCGAACGCGACGCTGGACGTGTCCGCCGCCGCCGAGCTGCCCCCCGCGATGCAGCAGATGTTCGCCCCCGGTCTGACTCCGGCCGAGGTCGCCGCTCTCTGGGCGAAGCTGGGGTACACGACGGCGGACGCTGCGAACCTCAAGTCCCTCCCGCTCCCGGTGTTGAGCAAGCTCGGCAACCTGGAGGGTGTCGACTACTGGGCGCGCTCCACGGCGAACCGGGTCGTGCTGAAGACTCGGATCGCCGAAGCAGCGGACGAGGTCGAAGCACTGAAGTCGACGATCGCGTACGACAACGGCGCCGCTTGGAGTCGGGCGTCGACGAACCTCGACGCGCTGCGCAACATCGACGACTCCCTGGACAAGCACAAGCACAACGGCGACCGGTACCTGATCACCCTGACCGAGGACGTCCCGCCACTCGCTGCGGTGTCCATCGGCGACCTCGACACGGCGAAGGACGTCACCTGGGCGGTTCCCGGCATGGGCTCCTCGACGACGGGCATGCTCCCCTGGACGACAGCGGCCCAGAACATCTACGACCAGCAGGCAGATGGCGGGCCGGACGACCGGGCCGTCATCGCGTGGATGGGGTACAAGGCTCCACCGGTGCCGGTCATGTCCGGGAGCCTCGACTTCGGCGTTCTCACCAACGGGGATGCGGAGACCGGCGGCGACAACCTTGCAGCTTCGATCCGCGGTCTGGACGCGGTCCGCTCGAGCGACATGCCGGTCACCAACGTCGTCGCTCATTCGTACGGCTCGACGACCGCGGCCTTCGGTCTCGCACAGCCCGGAGTCCACGTCGACACGTTCAGCACGATCGGTTCGGCGGGTATCCCGGACTCCCTTCCTGAGGCGGACGATCTGCATGCGACTCATGTGTATGCGGGGCAGGCACGGAACGTCTGGGCAGTTCCAGGTGATGAGAAGGGTGACCAGTGGGCTGGCTCAGGGCGGTTGAGTCCCGTGCACAGCATCGATCCCACGTCGCCGGACTTCGGTGCCACGCCGTTCGGTGCCGACGGTGTCACTGACGCCGACGGTGACGAACTCAAGGGCGTGAAGGACCACGGCGTCAGCACCCCCGATGGCGAGGGTTATCTTGACCCAGGCACAGAGTCGCTCACGAACATCGGCTTCGCGACGACCGGACAGGCCGACCGCATGACCGCGTACGTCCCGAAGGGACTGACGGACTTCGAGCAATCCATGCTCGACGAGATGATGAAGGCCCACTGA